The Homo sapiens chromosome 4, GRCh38.p14 Primary Assembly genome contains the following window.
AATTATTTCAGTCATTCTCATAGCAGTCCCATGAGGTGGGTGGCTGAGTGTGtcctcttggaaaaaaaaaagaaaaaaggttactAATTGGATTTTCTTCTGTTCCACATTCTGTGTTCTAGAACCGAGTAGCTACCTTATAAAGACCATCTGTACATCCACTGTGAAATGGAGTTTCAAAATCACAAGCTTCTTTCCCACATGAACATAAGACTAGGAGCACATATGGAAGAGTAAAGTTGAAGGGAATTTGGATGATGATTTGGCAAGATGCTGTAAGTGGATTAGGCAAGGCTGCTAAAGAGAGACAGGAAATGGCTGTGTTAGTGCTTCGGACCTCCGTTAGAAGTAGCAGTTCATGGTGTTGAAGGTTTGTTGTTGAAAATACCTTCCTGAGGCACCTCTTCATTGTGCTTATTCTTCCCACAACATTGTGCCAAGACACTGTCAAGCCTGGGCCTGTCAAAGCCTGGGATGTCAAAGGCCTGGGTCTTTCTCATCCTGCTGTAATGTATTGATAGCTGGGGGCTCTGCAGAAGGACAAGGGAAAGGTGAGATGTTTATAATTCTCAGTAGTACCTTTTAGCTAGTCTCATGCTCCCTTATCCCCCATTTCTCTACCAGGCCAGCTTTCCACATGCTTTTGCTTTCTCAGAAACAGAGCCTGTGTGTGGACACATCTTGTCCCTGGAGCAGGGAAACAGTACAGCTAAACCTCTCACTTTACCTAGTGATCAGCTcatccctctccttcctttcacAATATGCCATTCAGTCTTCTCCAGTAGTCTTTCATCATTTTAGTCCTGTCTCTTTGGTTAGACTGCAAGCTCTTTGGCTGAATGTTCAGGTCAGGTGTTTTTCACTCCTTTTAATTTGCCCTACATAGCCTTCAGCACTGGGGCATTTAGGTGCACAGTAAACACTTGTGGTTTATCTATTTGCCACCCATAATTGTAAACAGACATTGCCTGTACATATTGACTGCCATTTTcgctgtgttttttttctttcattaaataaaGGCTTAGCTGTCATCACTTTGAGTTTGTCCTCCTCAGTTTTCCCTGAAGTTACCCTGAAacggggaggcaggggaggggggaggtCCTTTAAAATGCAGTGGATTGTGCTTAAGTTGAGCAGTGTATCCAGGGAGAGGACTAATTACGAGGTTTGAAAACCTCATCAGGTGGCTGGTTTCTGTAGCAGGACTAAAAGACTGCTCTCCTAAATTGAGAACAGCTGGGGCTGTGTGCTAGCAAGTATAAAAGAGGTGGCAGTGGTGCCCCGTGTCCGAAAGAAGTGTGTGCTCTCTGGAGCCTGTGGAGCTGAAGCCAAAGGTAGTTATCCTCATCAGTGTCGTGGTGGGTGAGTCCCCTGAGCTGGTCCTCTGGAGGCCCGTTTCTGTTGTTTGGTAGAAATTGTGGTAGCTGAATCAAAATATTGTTAGTTACTAATTTATCATGCCAATTGTAGTGAGGTATTTTTATCCTTCAAATAAATTCTACTTGTTACCTGCGTGAGAGACATAGCTAAGGCTTGGTGTATCTTTTCAGAGTTATTTTGAAGGCTGCCAGCTTTTCTTGTATATGGTGTGCGTCTCTGAATATAAAAGGATAAACTGAGGCTgtgccattttaaaaatcttgaatgTGTTGTTCTTGAATCTGTTCTTAAAAGCGGTCACTTAAAAAgacttctgttttttaattagaaaatagaaaattgactATTTTGACAAATGAAGAGTAACAATTATTCAATGCATATAAGCCTCTTAccagttttttattctttctttatggcTCATAGAAAATACAGTCTTAGGAAGGATTGATGTGATCTCTGGGTAATTTCTAGCTTATTATGACTTCATGGTTAGCAACAAGTGATAGTGTCTGATGAAGTGTTTGCAATGTTAGGTCCTGATTTTTCTTTAAGGAAATTTAAAGGGAACTGATTgttaaaatgttcctatttctacCAATACTAGCTCAAAAAGAGACAAGAATTCCAAGATAAAACTGTTCagtattttgtaaataaacttgATCTCAGCAGCTTTAACTAGGTTCTGACGTTACATTTATAAAGCAAATGGCTTTGGTATTTGTTTCCTTAGTTTAAGAATGTTTCTGTTTTGGATGGTTGACAGTTGGACAAGCATAGTTTCTGaacataattttgttttgcttttaggtGGGATAGTAACATCTTTTTGAGGGAAGAATTGGCTTCCTTTCTTGAAAGTGGTGAAGGTACAGCATATAGCTGCATGGAAGAAACAGTAATCGGATGGCTACCTTCTACATTTTGTATTAGGAAACAAAGTCCATTGTAAGAGTCCATGTTGATCTTGGAAATAGAAGGATTGAAAAAAGCTAAATTTCCACAAAGAACAAGAACTTGACCATCTCCTTTTTGATCTGAAGACTAGGGGACAATGGATATCATAGAGACAGCAAAACTTGAAGAACATTTGGAAAATCAACCCAGTGATCCTACGAACACTTATGCAAGACCCGCTGAACCtgttgaagaagaaaacaaaaatggcaaTGGTAAACCCAAGAGCTTATCCAGTGGGCTGCGAAAAGGCACCAAAAAGTACCCGGACTATATCCAAATTGCTATGCCCACTGAATCAAGGAACAAATTTCCACTAGAGTGGTGGAAAACGGGCATTGCCTTCATATATGCAGTTTTCAACCTCGTCTTGACAACCGTCATGATCACAGTTGTACATGAGAGGGTCCCTCCCAAGGAGCTTAGCCCTCCACTCCCAGACAAGTTTTTTGATTACATTGATAGGGTGAAATGGGCATTTTCTGTATCAGaaataaatgggattatattagTTGGATTATGGATCACCCAGTGGCTGTTTCTGAGATACAAGTAAGTAAATCTAATGTTTTGAGGATTTGTCATGGGTTTGTTTTTGAGTGAATAGATGGGTTATtgagattatttttcctttttttcccccaataaatTCAGTCTTACCCAAACATTTGATGAAAGAAAACAGTAGAAAGCTCTACCACATTGAATAAATTCAGTCACTATTCAGTAAGTGTTTGATGAGCAACTGTGTATGAAAGTGGCAGTGTACAGCAGTACTGTGGTGGATGACTCAGAGTTGATGAATTTAAGGTGCAGTTCCTGACTTCCAGCAACTTGGTGCTATGGTATTTGTATGATAAATCAAGAGGCTTGGAAAGGAATAACATTCACTCCCATCATGTTTGTTATTTCAGGCTCTTGACAAGTGGGAAAAGGAATAGGTTGAGAAACTTTTTTCTCCATTACTCATAATGTGATGTCTGTATTGGTCTAGAGTCAATAGCCTGCTTTAAGGTTTGCCTAGATTCAATTCtcaaattttacatttctgtggGGCTGGGTGTGTGGATGTGGTTtcggttttttgtttgcttgctatCTAGTTACAAGTGTTTAAGAGACTGAGTTTAGAACCAGATCCATGcggttttgatttttagatttctAAAGTAAACTTGCCCTCTGATTTTCCTTGGACACCACAAAGGAGCTCATGGTTCACTGGGTTCAGCCTCCTCATTTTTGGAATAGTaggaaatcaagaagaaataagtCAGGTACTTTTGCTTTGAAGACACTTAAGAATTGGACATAGCCCTGAAGTGGTTATTTCTGCTTCTCTATGTGAATTCTGACTCCTAGTCCATAAAAACGAAGGCTCCTTaattcctcctttcctctcattCATCATTTAGACATTTGTTTTCCACTGGGATGGTAGTGATTAAATCACTAAAATATGATTTTGATCAAAACACTGACCATAATACagagtttaaaaatgtaatgtatgCTAACTTGGATACAATCTGAACATTCCAAGTCAAATAGGATTTCAGTATTAATGCCACAAGATCATTCTTAGAGAATTTTGGCTGTATTGTTTTTTAGTTGGTAACACTTTTCATTACTTGATCAATTATAGAACTCTCAATGTGGTATATCCACTCAGACCCTAACACTGTTACTGTTTTGTGATTAGAGGAATTCAGTCTATCTTTGTTAAAGAGTTCCCCAAATGCAACTTTGCAGTCTTAAAACCTTATTCCACAAACTGCAGTCATTCCTAAGCATTTTCCTTAATATAACTCTTCATGTGTTTCCTTAATATGCTTAAGTAATAGACTTAGCTATGAGTTgtcttttacttaaaaaagtaACCTGCTCCTGAAATTGTTAAAGGATGCTTTATGCTAAAagcaaaaaatgtatttatgaacTTCAGTGTTTTTCTCTTTAGTGTCTGGAAATTAACACAATGTAAGAGCCTGCTAAGGCGGCAGATAATTTGCTTTCTCCTTTATTTAGAGCAAGGTTTTATTGATATATGTGTGAAAAGAGAAATTGTCCAGAATCTGGTAAGTATGTGGACTCCACCCTGAAGTACAGTCTTTCCCTCAATTTAGCTGTATTTTCATCTAGAtcctttttgaattttcattagATAGTTATTATTAACTGCCTCTACCTACCACCTTAGATTTTCAACATGTCCAAACACACGGTCACATAGCCAGACCATAAATTTTAATGATATCCACTGTTTCAGTCGCAATTCACACAAGTTTGCCTTTTTACATTTGAAGTAGAATTGGATCTTACATTTTAGTAACTagtagaataatttttataacctGTTTTGAACATCCCAGCTGAATGAGGAATgttgcttgctctctcttttAAAAGCACCTTTCAAAGCTATGGGAAAAAGTCATTAGCACTAgttctttttctaaataaggCTGTAGAGTACATCTTTCACCTTCtaagttggttttctgttctgagTACAGCTGAACTCAGAATGCTGGAATGAATGTAATTGACTCATAATAATTTCTGCTTATTACTTCCCCTTGTCTAACAGCATGGAGCACAATTCAAAACAGCACTCTGTTGGAACCTGAGGTTGGATCAAAGGCTAAATTGGTTTTCCCTTAACCAAGGGAAGAAACTCAGCACTGTTTATTACCTGCTCCTTTTTAGTACCAGGAAAGGCAGAACTAGAATAGCAAGCCTTTAAAGAAATTCCTTGGGGATAAATAAATACTCTCATCTACTAGTCTAGGTGGTGttcccttctattttttttttgaccccAGAAACCTTGGAATATTCTTAAAATAGCTGTTGGAAACAGACagctgaaatatatatttatacataattctTGAAATTAGAAGTTCCAAATGTTATCTGAATTAGACCTTGATTCATGTCAGAACCACAATCTTAgggaaaacttaaaatatgtcaCATTACCTGAAACTGCCTGTTTTTTCAGAAGTCTTTGATCACTACCAGTCTTGAAAGCTTGAGACCTCTGAAAATGAGAGACCTAGAGTAATATGTTTTATGCAGTAATGAAGTTACACCTAGCAAGTCTAGGGGCTTTATGTGGAGTCCCACTCATCTCTTAATCCCCAGAGCCCAGAGCTGACAGACCTAACTATACAACAGAAAAGGAGCTGTCCTGTTCAGCTGGACTAAAGACATTCAGACCCATGATGCCCATTCAGATACCCATGAGGCAATGGTACAGTGGCAGAGCCCTTCCCTTTTGAAGACAGGATCCTCCGTCATCCACTGGGAAGCCTGCCTCAGGCTGAGGACTCAGGTCATGAAGCACAGGGGCTGATGTTAGGACAACGTTCTtctcacaaaaatataaagtgaaaaatgaCTTGTGggatttttttatcctttttttgatCAAGATTGAATGAAATAATCAGCTTACACATTCACTATTAAATGTAATTAACTGTATGAGAACACTTTGGACATTTTCAAGATAGAGTTTTTTGAAAATCTAGTCATAGAGAAAATAGTTCATGCCCGTATTGTCAAAATACCTTCAGATGGTCCTCAAATAAACCCTGCTTATATACCGTGGGCTAAATGTGTTGTCACATTTCCCTATGTGTCTAATTATGTAATGTCACCTTGGCTCATTAGTTAATTCCTCTGTTACTGTGGCTTGCTTATTCCTTTCATATGTTCTCAAGAAAGGGTTTTAATGCAGTGAGTTGACTGAAAATACAGACAGGTTCATTCTCTGGCAAAGAGTGCTTTTGAGGAGAGGTGACTATGTAGACTCTTCGTCTACTTTagttcccccaccccacacacacacatcctttggAAGCCAAACCACCTAGATTTATTGCAGTATGtgaatcttcatttctgaaaactGTGGTGCAAATCTCTCCATGAAACTGTAGGGATGGGCAACTCAAAAGTAAGCCTTTAAACTCTGTGAAACTGTGGTTTGTTTGTTAATGCCATTCTGTACTGATTATTCTTTATCCTgttaaacattgttttatttttcattaggaGTAAAACCAACCAGTAAACTTGTTTTTCCCCatccctattttttcttttaggtcaATAGTGGGACGCAGATTCTGTTTTATTATTGGAACTTTATACCTGTATCGCTGCATTACAATGTATGTTACTACTCTACCTGTGCCTGGAATGCATTTCCAGTGTGCTCCAAAGGTCAGTACCTCCAAACTGCCACTTAGAAGAAATCAGGCAAACAGTTATTGATCACTTACCCTGTATTATACATTCTTCTAGACACTTCCCTATGTGTTAGCTGAAATCTAgcatcttttctattttctatttagaTTTGAggggaagaaattaaaatgtatttataaaatatataccttttgtgctaaaaaaatgtattttctgttaaCTGAAAATTACCATTGGGGGTTTGACTCTGCTTTTTTACCttctcatttacttattcattaatGCTTTCATTCTACAGGCATTAAGCTTATGTACCAGGGATTGTAGTAACCCAAACAATGTCCCTCTTctggagcttatattctattGAGGGATGAcaaattataaacaaattcaTAATTTGTCACATGCTGATAAGTCAGGTGATTGTCAGGTGATTGTCACAAGCAGAACAGCAAAGCTGAGTAAGGTGAAAGGGTGCTTGAGGGTTCTATTTGATATAGAGGTCAGGAAAGCCTTCTTTAATAACGAGGCATTTGGGCAGGAACCAAGACAAGGAAGTGAGCCATGTGGACGGCATGAGAGCTGCAGGCTAAAACATTGCTTATTCACAGTGGGTTAAAGGAAGAGTAGGGAGGCCGGTGTCTCAGAGTGGAGTTGTGAAGGGTTGGGGTGTGCAGACCACAGATCACATAGGGTCTTGCAGCCTAGTATAGGAACTTTAGCCTTAGTGGTAGCAGTGGAAATAATGAGAAGTTGTTCAGTTCGGGATATAGGATATGCTAATAAGTTGGATATGGGTTTGACAGAAAGAAGTCAAGGATGACCCCAAGGTTCTTTAGCAGCTGGAAAGAGAGAGTGGCCTTTGACTGAGATAGTGTGTGAGGATGTCTTCTGAAACCATCCTAAGAAGGAATTACAGTTTATCCAGGAAGAGCGAGTTCTTGAGAGAGCTGTTAATCATCTCGGACTTCAGTGCACCCTGGtttacaaaatggaaaattacaaATCATGTGCTTTCTGGACAAAGGAATGAAGTCTAACATCATATTTTACTGAACACTAAGCAGATGTCTGAGgtgaaagaaaaatcaagctTCTCTGAAGACGTCCACAGTCTCCCTCACCAAATATAGGTGTGGTTTGGAGAAGCTAT
Protein-coding sequences here:
- the SGMS2 gene encoding phosphatidylcholine:ceramide cholinephosphotransferase 2 isoform 1 (isoform 1 is encoded by transcript variant 2) translates to MDIIETAKLEEHLENQPSDPTNTYARPAEPVEEENKNGNGKPKSLSSGLRKGTKKYPDYIQIAMPTESRNKFPLEWWKTGIAFIYAVFNLVLTTVMITVVHERVPPKELSPPLPDKFFDYIDRVKWAFSVSEINGIILVGLWITQWLFLRYKSIVGRRFCFIIGTLYLYRCITMYVTTLPVPGMHFQCAPKLNGDSQAKVQRILRLISGGGLSITGSHILCGDFLFSGHTVTLTLTYLFIKEYSPRHFWWYHLICWLLSAAGIICILVAHEHYTIDVIIAYYITTRLFWWYHSMANEKNLKVSSQTNFLSRAWWFPIFYFFEKNVQGSIPCCFSWPLSWPPGCFKSSCKKYSRVQKIGEDNEKST
- the SGMS2 gene encoding phosphatidylcholine:ceramide cholinephosphotransferase 2 isoform X2, producing MDIIETAKLEEHLENQPSDPTNTYARPAEPVEEENKNGNGKPKSLSSGLRKGTKKYPDYIQIAMPTESRNKFPLEWWKTGIAFIYAVFNLVLTTVMITVVHERVPPKELSPPLPDKFFDYIDRVKWAFSVSEINGIILVGLWITQWLFLRYKSIVGRRFCFIIGTLYLYRCITMYVTTLPVPGMHFQCAPKLNGDSQAKVQRILRLISGGGLSITGSHILCGDFLFSGHTVTLTLTYLFIKE